In the genome of Ferrovibrio terrae, the window AGGCGCGTGCCATCCCAGGCGACGGAGTTGTCCCGGCGCTTGTAGAAAGAATAAGAGAGCCGCGCGACATGACGATCAGGATCGGGCCGGCCGGCGCGCAGCGGAAACACCAGATCAGCGGTGCGGTCGGCGGAGTAGCGCAGGCTGAGCACGCCATCCTGGCGACCGGCGCGCACTTCCTCGATCAGGCGGGGCAGCGGCATGCGGGTGAGCTGCAGCCGGGCGCCCACTTTGGCGGCGGCGCGCTGCGCCAGCTCGATGGTCACGCCGGGACGTGCGGGAATTTCCGGCCCGTCGCCGATCAGGAAGGGCCTGAGGTCCTGATCGATATAGCCGAGCCGCAAATCGGCCGCGACCGCCGGCTGAGCCAGCGCGGCAACGAAGCACAGAGCGAGCAGTCGGGCGATCCTCATTGCCGGTATTCTACCCTCGGTCACTGCCACGCCCCAGTTACCTTTCGGTTAGGCTGCGCTGCTAAATCGCTGAAACGATTACGGCTGTGCGGGGTTTTTTATTTGTACAGGGTCAAAGAAGGCGGCGCGCTTTCAGTGCGGCGCCCAATCTTCGGCTAAAGCGGGCGACGCGCTTTCAGCGCGGCGCCCAGGGTGCCGTCATCGAGGTAATCCAGTTCGCCGCCGACCGGGACACCATGCGCGAGCCGGCTGATCTGCACATTCTGGCTGGCGAGCCGGTCGGTGATGTAATGCGCCGTGGTCTGCCCCTCGACGGTGGCATTGGTGGCGATGATCACTTCGCGAACTTTTCCGCTTTGCATACGCGCGATCAGACCATCGACATTGAGATCGTCCGGTCCGACACCGTCCAAAGCAGACAGCGTGCCGCCAAGAACATGGTACCGGCCACGGAACACGCCGGCGCGTTCCAGCGCCCAGAGATCAGCCACACTTTCCACCACGCACAGCAAAGCTTCGTCACGGCGCGAATCCGTGCAGATGCCACAGGGATTCCGGCTGTCGAGATTGCCGCAGGTGTCGCAGGCATGCACTGTCTCGCCGACCTCGCGCAAGGTCGCGGCCAGCGGCACCAGCAGCGTGTCTTTTTTCTTGAGCAGATGCAGCACGGCTCGTCGTGCAGACCTCGGACCAAGTCCGGGTAAACGCGCCAGCAGCTGGATCAGCCGCTCGATTTCCGGTCCGGCCATCGCGGAAGACTCAGAAGGGCAGTTTCATGCCCGGCGGCAGCGGCATGCCGGCGGTCAGCTTCTGCATCTGCTCGGCCATTTCGCGTTCGACGCGGGTCTTGGCATCAGCATGGGCGGCCTTGATCAGGTCTTCCAGCACCTCGCGCTCGTCTTCCTTCATCAGCGCGGGATCGATGGTGATGCTTTTCAGCTCGCTCTTGCCGTTCAGCGTCACGGTCACCATGCCGCCGCCGGCTGCGCCCTGTACTTCGCGCGCTTCCAGCTCGGCCTGCATTTCCTGCATCTTGGCCTGCATCTGCTGGGCCTGCTTCAGCATGTTGCCGAGATTCTTCATGGCCGGCTCCTCAGAATAAAATCAGTCGAGTTCGTCGAGCGGATCGACGTCGTCGGTGGCATAACCGTCGGCGACGTCTTCCGCAGCCGGATCGGTGTCTTCCACCGCCGGCACGGCCTCGCGCACCTCGCCCAGCATCGCGCCGGGAAACGCGATCAGCACCGCCTGCACCAGCGGATGCGCCTGGGCATGCGCGCGGCGCGCGGTGTCTTCGGCCTGTTCCTGCTCGGCCAGAGTGGGCTCGCCCGGCAGCTTGCTCAAGCTTACGACCCAGCGCTGCCCGGTCCACAATTTAAGCTTTTCGGTCAGGCGACCCGGCAGGTCATGCGGCGCGCCCGGATTGAGGCGCAGCTCGATGCGGCCGAGCTCGAAACTGACCAGATGCACGTCGTTGACCAGTTCGCCGGCGAGCAGGCCTTCGCGCATGTCCTTGGCCAGCGCGACCACGGCGGGGAAATTCACCGGCATGGTCGCCAGCGCAACCGTCTCGCCGGGCTGCGGCGCAGGCTGCACGCTCATCGCACGCGGCTGGGCGGAAACGGCGAGGCCGGCGGAAGCTCCACCGCCACCGCCTGTACTATTGGCGCCCCCTGTCGGACGCGGACCCGGCGCAGGCACGCCCGGGCCGCCCTTCTCTTTCCATTCCTTGGCCAGATCGGCCGGGCTGGGCAGATCGGCAGCGTAAGCAAAACGCACCAGCACCATTTCGGCTGCCGCTAAAGGAACGGGCGCGCCGCGCACTTCCTGCAGTCCCTTGAGCAGCATCTGCCAGCTGCGCGCCAGCACCGGCATGCCGAGCTTGGCCGCAAGGTCGCGGCCGCGATTGCGCTGGGCTTCCGGCAGAGTCACATCGTCGGGCGTGCCGCCGATGACTTTCACGCGCGTCAGCCAGTGGGTGAGATCGAGCAGGTCCTGCAGCACCACGGCCGGATCTGCGCCGACGCGATACTGGGCCTGCAAGTTATCGAGGGCTTCGGGCAGCCGCCCGTGCAACAGGTCATCGAGCAGCGCAAACACCTGGCCGCGGTCGGCCAGTCCCAGCATGTCGCGCACCAGTTCGGCATTCACGCTGCCGGCACCATGGGCAATCGCCTGGTCGAGCAGCGACAGGCCGTCGCGTACCGAACCTTCGGCGGCGCGCGAAATCAGCGTCAGCGCGTCGTCATCGATCTGCGCGGCTTCCGTTTCGGCGATGCGCTTGAAATGCGCGTTCAGCACGGCGATCTCGACGCGCTTGAGATCGAAGCGCTGGCAGCGCGACAGCACCGTGACCGGGACCTTGCGGATTTCGGTGGTGGCGAAAACGAATTTCACATGCGGCGGCGGCTCTTCCAGCGTCTTGAGCAGGCCGTTGAAAGCCGCCGTGGAGAGCATGTGCACTTCGTCGATGATGTAAATCTTGTAGCGCGCCATCGACGGCGCATAGCGCACGGCTTCGATGATCTCGCGAATGTCGCCGATGCCGGTGCGCGAGGCAGCGTCCATCTCGAAGACGTCCGGGTGCCGGTCTTCAGCAATGGCTTTGCAATTGTCGCAGACGCCGCAGGGCGAAATGGTCGGGCCGCCGGTGCCATCGGCGCCGGTGCAGTTCAGCGCGCGCGCGATAATACGGGCGGTGGTGGTCTTGCCCACGCCGCGTACGCCGGTGAGGATGAAAGCCTGGGCGATACGCCCGGTGGCGATGGCGTTGGTCAGGGTGCGCACCAGCGCATCCTGGCCGATCATCTCGGCAAAGTTGCTCGGGCGGTATTTGCGGGCAAGAACGCGATAAGGCGCCGGCTGATTCATGTGCTTACCATGCCGCGCGCGGGCTCAAATTTAAAGAGGTGGGAGGCTGACAACGACCCGAACGGGAACTCGTTACGGCTGCTTCCTTCCGGATCTGACCGGGTTGGCGAGACGCTCGTCCACCGCCAACCTCCCGGGGCCTTATATCAAGCATCGGCCCCGGCATTTCAATGGGTAGCAGGCCCGATTCCCGAGCGATTCGCCGGGCCAGCGGCCGGCATATCCGAACCATTATTTTACAATGGGGGGCGATGGACGGGGCGCGGCGGATATGCCAGCGTTTCGCTATGGTTAGCCCCGAGCCCCCAACTCCGCCACAAGACCGCCGCAGCGAAGCGCGCCCCACGCGCCCGATCGGCTTCACCGGATCGCACCTCGACCGTGCCGGCAATCCGCGCCGCAAGCCGGAATGGCTGACCGGCCAGCGCCAGCGCCCGGACGCCCGCTTCCTGCTGCTGCGCGAATTGAAGGCCCTGGTCACGATTACAAGCAAACCAGCTGCGATCCGCTGGCTCGACCTGGCCTGGGCCGATGCGCATGCGGCGCTGCCCTGCATCTTCCTCGGCCTGGATGAAAACGACATTCCGCATTTCGCGCTGGATGGCGATGCCGCCGCTGGCGACGAGAGTGTCGCCGGCATGCATGGCGAGACCGACAAGTTCATCGACGTGCGCTCGATTGCAGCTCTGCTGATCCCCGAGGAAGCCGCGATCCTGGCGCAGGCGCGCAGCGTGATCGACTGGCACCAGCGCCACCGCTTCTGCGCCCAGTGCGGCAGCCAGACCGAGATGGCCGAGGCCGGCTATACCCGGCGCTGCCTCAACACCGATTGCAACGCCGCGCATTTCCCGCGCACCGATCCGGTCGTGATCATGCTGGCCGTGCATCGCGACGCAAAGACCGGTGAAGAAAAAGTGCTGCTCGGCCGCCAGGGCCGCATGCCGCCCGGCATGTATTCGGCGCTGGCCGGCTTCATGGAGCCGGGCGAAAGCATCGAGGAAGCCGTGCGCCGCGAGATCATGGAAGAATCCGGCGTGATCACCGGCGCGGTGCGCTATCTGGTGTCGCAGCCCTGGCCCTTCCCGTCGTCGCTGATGATCGGCTGCATCGCCGAGGCGCTCGACGACCGGATCACGGTCGACCAGGACGAGCTGGAAGACGCGCGCTGGTTCAGCCGCGCGCAGGCCGCCGAAATGCTGGAGCGCGGCAAGCAGCGGCTGGCGCCGACCGATCCGCCGCCGGCCGACAATCCGCAGAACGAGCCCTGGATGCCGCCGCCGCTCAGTCTGGCGCACCAGATCGCCAAGCGCTGGTTGCGAGGCGAATAGTGGAGGCCCGCAAGCTGGCCGAGATCGCCAGCTACCACGCCCATATCTATTTCGATGGGCCGGCGCAGCGCGTGATTGCCGAATGGATCCGCGAGCGTGTGGCCGAGCGCTTTTCCGTTCAGCTGGGGCGCTGGCACGACAGGCTGGTCGGGCCGCATCACATGCCGATGTACCAGATCGCCTTCGATGTGGCGGTGTTCCCGCAGCTGGTGCCCTGGCTGATGATCAACCGGCAGGGCCTCTCCGTGCTGGTGCATCCCAACACCGACAGCCCCTACGACGATCACCTTGTGCATGCGCTGTGGCTGGGCGAGGCGCTGGCGCTCAATCCCGATGTGCTGCCGCGCAAGCTGAAAGCCGGCGAAGAGCTGATCGATCCGGTGGTGCCGAATACGGCGCCAGTGATGCAGGCCTAAGCCAGCCAGCGTCGCACATTCACCTTGATGAACTCCGCGTCTTCCGGGTTCATCACCGGGTTGCCGGCACGATGGCCCCAGATACTGGGGATCGGCAGCAGGTCCGCCGTTTGCAGATGCGGCAGTTCGGCCTCGTTGTCGGCGACGCGGAAATAGAGATCGGTCACGCCCGGCATCAGCAGCACGCGGGCCCTGATGGCAGTCAGCGCTTTGGTCAGGTCGCCGTTGTAGAGCGCGTTGTCGCTGATATCGCCGGCATCCCAGGTGCGCAGCTGGGCGTAGAGATCGGCGGCGTTACGCCGCGCATAGCGCTCTTCCCAGTCGGTGCGGTAATAGGTTTCGAGATCCGGCGCCTTCAGCGCGGTCGTGTGCAGGTTGGCGCGGTAGAAATCCTGACTGAGCGCCCAGCTCGCATAGATGCGGCCAAACGCGCGGATCGCCGCTTTCGGCGGCGCGCTGAACCGCCCGCCGCCGATATGCTCGGGTGCTGCCTCCAGCGTGGCCATCAGGCTGGCGAGAAAAATCCGGTTATGCACGGCGGTACGCGCGCTGCCGCAATTCACGATGATGCGTGACACGACATCGGGGAACAAAGCCGCCCAGTGATAGGCCTGCTGCGCGCCCATCGACCAGCCATAAACGGCATGAAGCGTCTCGATGCCGAACTGCTGTTGCAGCAAACGCCGCTGGGCCTGCACGTTGTCAAAGGCGCGCACCAGCTTGGGATAATCTGGCGTATTGGACGGGCTGGACGACAGGCCGTTGCCGAACATATCCGGGATGACGATGAACCACCGCGCCGGATCGAGTACGCCGTCCGGCCCGATCAGCCATTCCAGATCGGGATGCTGCGCCGAATAGCTGGTGGGATAGAGCACGACATTGTCGCGCGCGGCATTCAGCGTGCCATGCGTCTTCCAGCTGAGGAAGGCGCCCCTTATCGTCTCGCCCGATTGCGTTGTGAGATCGCCCAGATCGAAACGTCCGGATTGCATGGGCCAATTCATCTCTGTCACTTCCCCAGCAATCCCAGAATCTTCTTTGCCGCCGCATGCGGCGTGGCCTTGCCGGCACCGACCGCCTTCTGCAGCTTGGGCAGTTCGCTGGCGACAGCCGCATCCTGCTTCAGCCAGTCGAGCAGGCCGTCCTGCAATTCGCGCCACAGCCAGCCTTCGGCCTGGTGCCGGCGCTGCGCCTGCAGGGCGCCGCTCTTTTCCAGCTTGCTGCGGAAATCCTCAATCGTGGTCCAGACCGCGTCGATACCCTCGTTCAGCAGCGCCGAGGCCATCTGCACCTGCGGCTGCCAGTCGGTATGGCGCGGCCGCATCAGGTGCAACGCCATGCGGTAGTCGGCCGCCGCCAGCCGCGCCTTGGGCAGCAGGTCGCCATCGGCCTTGTTGATCACGACCACATCGGCCAGTTCCATGATGCCGCGCTTGATGCCCTGCAGGTCGTCGCCGCCACCCGGCGCCAGCAGCAGCAGGAAGATATCGACCATCTCGGCCACCGTGGTTTCCGACTGGCCGACGCCGACGGTTTCCACCAGCACGACATCGAAGCCGGCGGCCTCGGCCAGCAGCATGGCCTCGCGCGTGCGCCGGGCCACGCCGCCGAGCGAACCGCTGGAGGGCGAGGGCCGGATGAAGGCATTGGGGTCGCGGACGAGCTGCTCCATGCGCGTCTTGTCGCCGAGGATCGAGCCGCCCGACAGCGTGGAGGACGGATCGATGGCGAGCACCGCGACCTTTTTCTTCTGCGCGGTGAGATAGAGGCCGAAGCGTTCGATGAAACTGGATTTTCCGACACCGGGCGTACCCGAAATGCCGATGCGGATCGCCTTGCCGGTATGGGGAAGAATCTTCTGCAGCAGCGTGTCGGCGGCGGCGCGGTCGGCCTCGTGGCGCGATTCCACCAGGGTGATGGCGCGGGCCAGCGCGCGACGGTCGCCGCTGAGCAGCTGCTCGGCAAGCTGGTCGGGATCAACGGTGCGGCGCGCGGACATGCCGCGACCTTACCCAAGCCGCTGCAGGTTCGCCACCGGGAGGAAAATACCGGGAGAGTCCCAAGATGAGTCCCGGGGGCGTTGCCCGGCACGTCATCACGAATCCCGCAAACCGGGCAAGGACTCGATATCTGGCGAAATTGTCAGCGGTATGACCTCGAACCACATTGACAGCGACTCCCCGGGATTCGTATTTCCAGTAGCAGCCATGGCGAATCACCCTGACGATCTGCCGATCCCCTCGCTGTCCCAGCAGGCGCAGTCCCGCGCCCAGGCCCGGCTGGAGCAGGCGCGCGCCGATCTGTCGCGCATGGCCCGCTCCACAACGCCGCAGCCGGATACCGAGGCAGCGGCGCCCGCGCCCGTCACCTACGATCCCGCCGCCGTGGCGGCGCGCATCGACCTGATGCGCGGCCGTTTCGGCAAGGCCCGCGAGGACGCCGTCTCCGCGCTGCTGTTCCTGAGCGACGCGCAGCAGGATTGCGATGCGCTGTCGGAGGCCGCCGCCCTCAACCGCTGGCCGCTGATGTCTGCTGGCATCGACCTGCTGCACCAGTCGCTGCGCCGGGCGATGCCGGGCGAGGCCAAGCATCTCGACCTGATCGGCCTGCTGATCGACGCGCTGTATGCGCTGCGCCGCGCCGAGACCCGGCCGGATATGGGCCGCGCCGGCGAGGACCTGCTGCGCGGCCTGCGGCTGGCGGCTGCCCGGGAATTGCCGGCCACGGACGCCTGATCCACCCCCCCAAACACCGGCTGAGCGGCATATCCGGGTCATCAACCCTCCGTTTACTGCCAAATTCCTGTTTTTCCGGCGTGATTTTGGTCTCGGAAAAGCCGTGGTACAGGCTTAGACTTTAGTCATGCGCATCGTTGTCGCCGTCCTTGCCGGACCGCTGCTGCTGTTGCCCGCGACATTGGCGCTGGCGCAGCCGGGCACGGTTGCGCCGCTGTCTCCGATCGCACCCCCGAGAGCCGATGTCAGCCGCGCCGAAATCGGCTTCGGCCTTTATGCGCTGGGCGCCAAGGGGCTGGACATGCAGCTCACGATGCGGCGCGACGCTGAAGATTTACAGGTCGAACTGGCGATGCGCACCGCCGGCATGGTCGACTGGGCCATGCGCATGGTGATGACCGGCCAGTCGGCCGCGCGCATTACCCAGGACGGCCGCGTGATGCCGGTGCGCTATACCACCGACAGCGACGGCACCTGGTCGAAGCGGCTGACGCGCATGAGCTGGGGCGCCGATGGCCTGCCGGTGGCCGAGGTGTTTCCCCCCAATGACGAGGACGATCGCGAAGAGGTGCCCGACCTGCTCAAGCGCGATACGCTCGATCCGACCATGGCGCTGGTGTCGCGCGTGCTGCGCGGCGGACCGGATGCTGCGTCTGCGCCGCCCTGCGAGGGCAGCGACGCGATCTATGACGGCCGGCGCCGCTATAACCTGCATTTCTCGCCGCTCGGGCCGGAAACACTCAAGCCGCATAACCGCACGTCCTTCAGCGGCACGGCCTTCAAATGCATGGTGAAACTGGAGCCCGTCGCCGGCTACAGCCGCAAATACATGGCAGAGTGGAGCGAGAAGGACGAGCAGCCGACGTATATCTGGCTGGCCCAGCCGCCGGGTTTCAGCGCCTGGCTGCCGGTGCAGATGGAAGGCAGCTCGCGCATGGCCGCCGCCAAGACCTGGATCAACAGCGCAAAGCTGAACGGGCAGGACTGGCTGAAGCCGGTGGGTTTCGTCCGGGCCGATGTTCCGAATACCGTGACCCAGTGATGCGCTGACCACGCGATATCGTGACCAAGACCGGGCCCCGCAAGATTCTGGTCGCCGACGATGCCACGGTGGGGCGCGCGGTCTTTGAAAAGCTGCTGACCGCGCTGGGCTACGCGCCGGTCTTTGCCCGCGACGGCCGCGACGCCATCAACCTGTTCATCGAAATGCCCGACATCGCCGCCATCCTGATGGATGTGCGCATGCCCGGCCTGAACGGGATCAAGGCGACCCACGAAATCCGCTATTCCGGCGGCCCGCGCGGCATGAGCGTGCCGATCATCGGGATTACGGCCGCCGACGGCCCCGAGGTGCGGCGGGAATGCCTGGCGACCGGCATGAACGAGGTGCTGGTCAAACCGCTCGATCCCCGGGCGCTGGTCGAGGCGCTGCGGCGATTAGTACATTAAGTAATTGATTTCGTTATGATAAAAAGCGCCACCCCGGCCTTTCGATCCGGGGTCCCATTAAAACTGGGATGCCGGCCAAGAAAACCTTCCTGGGCCCGGCATGACGGGTAATGGGCGCTGCAACCCTCCCGCCTTGACTTCCAGCCCCCAAAGGGCTTTATTCCGCCCGCTTTCTGAAGCTTTGGAAGCAATCCGGTCCGAGGACCGCCGTCCGTCCGCGAGTGTCGCGCACGGGCGTCGTTTTGCTTTTGGCCTTACGTAAGGATTTTCAGGGTCGACATGTTCGAAACTCTGAGCGGCAAACTGGGAGACGTCTTCGAGCGGCTGCGCAAGCGCGGCGCGCTGACGGAGTCCGATGTCTCCGAGGCGCTGCGCGAGGTCCGTGTCGCCCTGCTGGAAGCCGACGTCGCGCTTCCCGTGGTCAAGACCTTCATCGACGGCGTGAAGTCCAGGGCCGTCGGCCAGGACGTGCTGCGGTCGGTCACGCCGGGCCAGCAGGTCATCAAGATCGTCCACGATCATCTCGTGGAAATGCTCGGCGGCGAAGCCGGCGCCGAGGATGAGTCCGGCATCAACCTGAATGCCGTGCCGCCCGTGCCCGTCCTCATGGTCGGTCTGCAGGGTTCGGGCAAGACCACCTCGACGGCGAAGATCGCGCTGCGCCTGATGAATAAAGAGCGCAAGAAGGTGCTGATGGCGTCGCTCGACGTCTATCGCCCGGCCGCGCAGGAACAGCTGAAAATTCTCGGCGAGCAGAACAGCATCCCGGTGCTTCCCATAGTCGCTGGCCAGATGCCGGTCGATATCGCCAAGCGCGCGCTGCAGGCCGCCAAACTCGGCGGCTACGACGTGGTGATGCTGGATACCGCCGGCCGGCTTCACGTTGATGAAACGCTGATGCTGGAAGTCGCCGCGGTGCGCGACGCCGTGCAGCCGCATGAGACGCTGCTGGTCGCCGACAGCCTGACCGGCCAGGATGCCGTGAACGTCGCCAAGAGTTTCAACGAGCGCGTCGGCGTCACCGGTATCGTGCTGACCCGTGTCGACGGCGATGGCCGCGGCGGTGCGGCGCTCTCCATGCGCGCCGTCACCGGCAAGCCGATCAAGCTCATTGGCGTTGGCGAAAAGGTCGACGCCCTCGAGCCGTTCCATCCGCAGCGTATCGCGCAGCGCATCCTCGGCATGGGCGACATCGTCAGCCTGGTCGAGAAGGCCGCCGAGACGATCGAGAAGGAAGAGGCCGAGCGCCTGGCGGCCCGCGTACAGAAGGGCCAGTTCGACCTGAACGACATGGCCAGCCAGCTGAAGCAGCTGCGCAAGATGGGCGGCATGTCGGGCGTGATGAACCTGCTGCCCGGCGTGGGCAAGGTGAAGCAGCAGATGGCCGCCGCCAATGTCGATGAGAGCGTGCTGAAGCGTCAGGAAGCCATCATCGGCTCGATGACCAAGGACGAACGCAGCAATCCCAAGGTGATCCACGCCTCGCGCAAGAAGCGCATCGCGGCGGGATCGGGCACTTCGGTGCAGGACGTCAACAAGCTGCTGAAGCAGCATCTGCAGATGGCCGACATGATGAAGCGCATGTCGAAGCTGGGGCAGAAAGGTTTCATGCGCAGCATGGGCGCAATGCTGCCGGGGATGCCCGGCATGCCCAAGCTGCACTGATAGAGTTTCGTATTCGCGTATTCGGTATTCAGAGTTTCAACAGTTCGAAGAAAGGAAGACCATGTCAGTCAAGATCCGCATGACCCGCGGCGGCGCCAAGAAGCGCCCTTACTACCGCATCGTGGTGGCCGACTCGCGCAGCCCGCGCGATGGCCGCTTCATCGAGAAGATCGGTTCGTATGATCCGATGCTGCCGAAGGACCGCGAGCGCGTGCAGCTCGACGTCGAGCGCTGCAAGTACTGGCTGAGCCAGGGCGCCCAGCCGTCCGACCGCGTCGCCCGCTTCTTCGACAAGGCCGGCCTTGTGAAATGGGCCCACGGCACCAACCCGGAAAAGGGCAAGCCGAAGGCGAAGGCCCAGGAGCGTATCAAGGCTGCTGAAGAAGCCGCCAAGGCCGCCGCTGCCAAGCCGGCTGAAGAAGCCGCCGCTTCCTAAGGCATGAGCGGCACTCTTCTGCTGGGCGTCGTGATCGGCGCGCAGGGCATCCAGGGCGAGGTGAAGGTGAAGACCTTCACCGGCGAGCCCGAAGCGGTGGGGGACTATGGCCCCCTGCAGGATGCCACTGCGGCGCGGACGTTCCAGCTGAAGGTGCTGCGCCTGTCGAAAGGCGATGTGGTGATTGCGCGTATCAAGGGCGTCGAGGACCGCAATGCGGCCGAGGCGCTGAAGGGGACGGAGCTCTACGTGTTGCGCTCCGCCCTGCCCCAGGCCGACGAAGGCGAGTTCTACTTCGCAGACCTGGTGGGCCTGACGGCGATGATGTCGGGCCGGGTTCTGGGCAGCGTCAGCGCGGTCCATAACTACGGCGCCGGCGACATGCTGGAGGTGAAAACCGACAGCGGCCGTTCGGCGATGGTACCCTTTACCGACGACGCGGTCCCCGTTGTGGACCTCGCCGCGGGCACGGTGACGGTGGAACCCGCCTTCTGGCTGGGCGCGCCGGAAACCGAGGAGGACCGCAAGGACCGGGCTGAACAGCTCGCAGCCGAGCGGGCGGCCGAACAGGCCGGAGGGTGAGTTGAGTACGGTCCCGGCTGCGCTGCCGTGGAATGCGCGGATACTGACGCTGTATCCTGCGATGTTCCCCGGTCCGCTGGGACAGAGTCTGGCCGGGCGCGCTCTCGCAGAGGGCCGCTGGTCGCTGACGGTGGTGGATATTCGCGACTTCGCGCGCGACAAACACCGCACCGTCGACGACACGCCGTTTGGCGGCGGGCCGGGCATGGTGATGCGGCCCGATGTTTTGGCCAATGCGCTGGATGCGACATTGGCTGATGCTGAGGGAGAGGTCGGCGGGCAGCCGCTGATCTATTTCTCGCCGCGCGGCCGGCGCCTGGATCAGGCGCTGGTACACGAGGTGAAGGCGGCAGGTGGAGCAACATTGCTCTGCGGTCGCTTCGAGGGGGTGGATGAGCGCCTGTTGCAGGCGCGCCCCGTTGTCGAGGTCAGCCTCGGCGACTTCGTCCTGTCGGGTGGCGAGATCGCCGCATATGCGCTGCTGGATGCAGTCGTGCGGTTGCTGCCCGGGGTGATGGGTGCCGAAGAGTCCGGCACCGAGGAGAGTTTCGCGGACGGTTTGCTGGAATATCCCCAGTATACCCGACCGCAGGAGTGGGGAGGCCTGGCAGTGCCCGATGTGCTGCTGTCCGGCCACCACGAGAAGATCGCAGCCTGGCGGCGCGAGATGGCGGAAAAGATCACCGCCGAGCGCCGGCCGGACCTGTGGGAGAGTTACCGTCGGCGCAAGCCGGCGGGGAAGAATTGAAACGCGTTTTGGACTTACAGAAGACAGAAAGGCTGAGTGCCATGAACCTGATGCAGCAGATCGAGAAAGAGCAGTCGGACGCCCTGAAGGCAGCGCGCGCCGTGCCGGATTTCGGCCCGGGCGACACGCTGATCGTCAACGTGAAGGTGGTCGAAGGCGGCCGCGAGCGCGTGCAGGCCTATGAAGGCGTGTGCATCGCCCGCTCGAACCGCGACGTGAACTCGTCCTTCACCGTGCGCAAGATTTCGTATGGCGAAGGCGTCGAGCGTGTCTTCCCGCTGTACAGCCCGCGCATCGAGTCGATCGTCGTGGTCCGCCGCGGCGACGTGCGTCGCGCCAAGCTGTACTACCTGCGTGGTCGCACCGGTAAGTCGGCGCGCATCACCGAGAAGCGCGACCTGGCACCGGGCGCCAAGAAGGCCGCCGCCGCCAAGGAGTAAAGGCTGGCGCCGGCTCAGTCCCTGACTGACGCCGGCCCATCCACCTGACCTGAGCCGCCTGCCGGAAAAGTTCCGGCGGGCGGCTTTTGTTTTTTTCATATTGTTCTGGCGAAAATTTCTGGCCGACAGCCGTTGGATACGCTGTACTGATGCCAAGGCAGGCATCGGGTAGCGGAGCTTTTTCGACCGTGAACGATGTCACACTAAAAACCGCTTCGGCCGCCAATACCGCCTGGGGACTGGATT includes:
- the meaB gene encoding methylmalonyl Co-A mutase-associated GTPase MeaB; amino-acid sequence: MSARRTVDPDQLAEQLLSGDRRALARAITLVESRHEADRAAADTLLQKILPHTGKAIRIGISGTPGVGKSSFIERFGLYLTAQKKKVAVLAIDPSSTLSGGSILGDKTRMEQLVRDPNAFIRPSPSSGSLGGVARRTREAMLLAEAAGFDVVLVETVGVGQSETTVAEMVDIFLLLLAPGGGDDLQGIKRGIMELADVVVINKADGDLLPKARLAAADYRMALHLMRPRHTDWQPQVQMASALLNEGIDAVWTTIEDFRSKLEKSGALQAQRRHQAEGWLWRELQDGLLDWLKQDAAVASELPKLQKAVGAGKATPHAAAKKILGLLGK
- a CDS encoding DUF3108 domain-containing protein is translated as MRIVVAVLAGPLLLLPATLALAQPGTVAPLSPIAPPRADVSRAEIGFGLYALGAKGLDMQLTMRRDAEDLQVELAMRTAGMVDWAMRMVMTGQSAARITQDGRVMPVRYTTDSDGTWSKRLTRMSWGADGLPVAEVFPPNDEDDREEVPDLLKRDTLDPTMALVSRVLRGGPDAASAPPCEGSDAIYDGRRRYNLHFSPLGPETLKPHNRTSFSGTAFKCMVKLEPVAGYSRKYMAEWSEKDEQPTYIWLAQPPGFSAWLPVQMEGSSRMAAAKTWINSAKLNGQDWLKPVGFVRADVPNTVTQ
- a CDS encoding response regulator, which produces MTKTGPRKILVADDATVGRAVFEKLLTALGYAPVFARDGRDAINLFIEMPDIAAILMDVRMPGLNGIKATHEIRYSGGPRGMSVPIIGITAADGPEVRRECLATGMNEVLVKPLDPRALVEALRRLVH
- the ffh gene encoding signal recognition particle protein, which gives rise to MFETLSGKLGDVFERLRKRGALTESDVSEALREVRVALLEADVALPVVKTFIDGVKSRAVGQDVLRSVTPGQQVIKIVHDHLVEMLGGEAGAEDESGINLNAVPPVPVLMVGLQGSGKTTSTAKIALRLMNKERKKVLMASLDVYRPAAQEQLKILGEQNSIPVLPIVAGQMPVDIAKRALQAAKLGGYDVVMLDTAGRLHVDETLMLEVAAVRDAVQPHETLLVADSLTGQDAVNVAKSFNERVGVTGIVLTRVDGDGRGGAALSMRAVTGKPIKLIGVGEKVDALEPFHPQRIAQRILGMGDIVSLVEKAAETIEKEEAERLAARVQKGQFDLNDMASQLKQLRKMGGMSGVMNLLPGVGKVKQQMAAANVDESVLKRQEAIIGSMTKDERSNPKVIHASRKKRIAAGSGTSVQDVNKLLKQHLQMADMMKRMSKLGQKGFMRSMGAMLPGMPGMPKLH
- the rpsP gene encoding 30S ribosomal protein S16; its protein translation is MSVKIRMTRGGAKKRPYYRIVVADSRSPRDGRFIEKIGSYDPMLPKDRERVQLDVERCKYWLSQGAQPSDRVARFFDKAGLVKWAHGTNPEKGKPKAKAQERIKAAEEAAKAAAAKPAEEAAAS
- the rimM gene encoding ribosome maturation factor RimM (Essential for efficient processing of 16S rRNA) — translated: MSGTLLLGVVIGAQGIQGEVKVKTFTGEPEAVGDYGPLQDATAARTFQLKVLRLSKGDVVIARIKGVEDRNAAEALKGTELYVLRSALPQADEGEFYFADLVGLTAMMSGRVLGSVSAVHNYGAGDMLEVKTDSGRSAMVPFTDDAVPVVDLAAGTVTVEPAFWLGAPETEEDRKDRAEQLAAERAAEQAGG
- the trmD gene encoding tRNA (guanosine(37)-N1)-methyltransferase TrmD, which codes for MPWNARILTLYPAMFPGPLGQSLAGRALAEGRWSLTVVDIRDFARDKHRTVDDTPFGGGPGMVMRPDVLANALDATLADAEGEVGGQPLIYFSPRGRRLDQALVHEVKAAGGATLLCGRFEGVDERLLQARPVVEVSLGDFVLSGGEIAAYALLDAVVRLLPGVMGAEESGTEESFADGLLEYPQYTRPQEWGGLAVPDVLLSGHHEKIAAWRREMAEKITAERRPDLWESYRRRKPAGKN
- the rplS gene encoding 50S ribosomal protein L19; protein product: MNLMQQIEKEQSDALKAARAVPDFGPGDTLIVNVKVVEGGRERVQAYEGVCIARSNRDVNSSFTVRKISYGEGVERVFPLYSPRIESIVVVRRGDVRRAKLYYLRGRTGKSARITEKRDLAPGAKKAAAAKE